A part of Desulfobacterales bacterium genomic DNA contains:
- the def gene encoding peptide deformylase — protein MLEILTYPNQFLQQPTKPVENIDGMIQKFIDDMAATMYAAPGVGLAAIQVGFDKSILVYDIAPPEDGRSLQVLINPRIISKRGEVLSENEGCLSVPEYRADVKRATEIVVEGLDREGNVITIEAEGFPAIVLQHEIDHLNGTLFIDHLSALKRELYKRRVLKQLKRE, from the coding sequence ATGCTGGAAATACTAACCTATCCGAATCAGTTTCTGCAGCAGCCCACCAAACCGGTTGAGAATATCGACGGTATGATCCAGAAGTTTATTGATGATATGGCTGCAACGATGTACGCAGCCCCCGGGGTCGGACTGGCTGCCATTCAGGTGGGTTTCGATAAAAGCATTCTCGTATATGATATAGCGCCCCCGGAGGATGGTCGATCGCTTCAGGTGCTCATCAACCCCAGGATTATTTCCAAGCGAGGGGAGGTGCTATCGGAAAATGAAGGCTGCCTGAGCGTGCCGGAATACCGGGCGGATGTTAAACGCGCAACGGAGATTGTAGTTGAGGGGCTGGACAGGGAAGGCAACGTGATCACCATTGAGGCTGAAGGTTTTCCGGCAATTGTTCTGCAGCATGAAATCGACCACTTAAACGGGACCCTGTTTATCGACCACCTGAGTGCTCTCAAGCGCGAATTATACAAGCGGCGCGTCTTGAAACAGTTAAAGCGGGAGTGA